The Apium graveolens cultivar Ventura chromosome 11, ASM990537v1, whole genome shotgun sequence genome has a window encoding:
- the LOC141698145 gene encoding uncharacterized protein LOC141698145, translated as MNTASALSSHCRATTPCNFILPKTSKFSLRYFSKHLEGNLSTCTFLNKKSPNNPSFSLKCTSSYAPNNLDQKPSLHSRSLSPTSSKNRFFRPVKCSYSDTTVSESDPFLFNEFKNLSFENLKEALLKLTPIDVCKLSLALSVAIVGIKWAASVLFSPFFWMYFSWSWLFWPWMVAIAVGVYGVYCFRKHIKGEANEFEQLAVVTSAFTWLTLVPPAYFNGFLEGWPYVFFFVYHYFFFFNVSVRKRMYGDFNPREHDPKWDVSTPTWHRVLFSVGVVAGHWLAAFEGPELHLISGGWSNVGIWALIMTTLFMQYHSTWYLAKYSEKVVVPTAVVQFGPYRWVRHPIYASTMLLLVTYFLALRAPVSSLFTIAVCLLYYGQKAKVEEKLMTETFGKSYAEYTEKVKYKLIPFVY; from the coding sequence ATGAATACAGCTTCTGCGTTATCATCCCATTGTAGAGCAACAACACCATGTAACTTCATTCTTCCAAAAACTAGCAAGTTTTCTTTGAGGTATTTCAGCAAACACCTTGAAGGCAATTTATCTACCTGCACTTTTCTCAACAAAAAAAGCCCAAATAACCCCTCATTTTCCTTGAAATGCACCTCATCATATGCACCCAACAATCTTGATCAAAAACCCAGTTTGCATTCGCGGTCATTGTCGCCTACAAGTAGTAAAAATCGTTTCTTTAGGCCAGTTAAATGCTCATATTCGGATACTACTGTCTCAGAATCAGACCCTTTTTTGTTTAATGAGTTTAAGAACTTATCTTTTGAAAATTTGAAAGAGGCCCTTTTGAAATTGACCCCTATTGATGTTTGTAAGTTGTCTTTGGCTCTTTCTGTTGCAATTGTAGGTATAAAATGGGCTGCAAGTGTGTTGTTCAGTCCTTTTTTCTGGATGTATTTTAGTTGGTCTTGGTTATTTTGGCCATGGATGGTTGCGATTGCAGTGGGGGTTTATGGTGTTTATTGTTTTCGTAAGCATATAAAAGGGGAGGCCAATGAGTTTGAGCAACTAGCTGTTGTTACTTCAGCATTTACATGGTTGACCCTTGTCCCACCTGCTTATTTCAATGGGTTTTTAGAGGGATGGCCTTACGTTTTCTTTTTCGTGTATCATTACTTCTTTTTCTTTAATGTGAGTGTTCGGAAACGTATGTATGGTGATTTTAATCCTAGGGAGCATGATCCGAAATGGGATGTGAGTACTCCTACTTGGCATCGAGTGTTGTTTAGTGTCGGAGTTGTAGCTGGTCACTGGCTTGCTGCGTTTGAAGGGCCTGAGCTGCATCTTATTTCTGGAGGTTGGAGCAATGTAGGAATTTGGGCTTTGATAATGACGACATTGTTTATGCAGTATCATTCTACATGGTATCTTGCAAAGTATTCTGAAAAGGTTGTTGTACCAACTGCTGTTGTGCAGTTTGGTCCATACCGGTGGGTTCGCCACCCTATATATGCGTCCACCATGCTTTTGTTGGTGACTTACTTCTTGGCTCTCCGTGCACCCGTCAGCTCACTATTTACCATTGCCGTGTGTTTGCTATATTATGGGCAGAAGGCGAAGGTGGAGGAAAAGCTAATGACAGAGACCTTTGGTAAGAGTTATGCGGAATACACGGAAAAAGTTAAGTACAAGCTAATTCCTTTTGTTTATTAG
- the LOC141696020 gene encoding uncharacterized protein LOC141696020 — MRRSLFLRIEEAVATHDYYFTQRIDAVGVRGLSSLQKMTAALRMLAYGTTSDAVDDYIHIGESTTIESLRRFVKAIVEIFRAEYLRRPNEQDVSRLLKENEQRGFPGMLGNIDCHVHEPTIILKAIASKDLWIWHSFFGLPGSLNDINVLDRSHLFEYLDEGRGPEVKYTINGNEYDMGYYLADGIYPSWPTFV; from the exons ATGCGTAGATCATTATTTCTTCGAATTGAGGAAGCAGTTGCAACTCACGATTACTATTTTACTCAGCGAATTGATGCTGTAGGAGTTCGTGGACTGTCATCTCTTCAGAAAATGACAGCTGCACTGAGGATGCTTGCATATGGAACGACATCTGATGCTGTTGATGATTACATACATATTGGTGAGAGTACAACAATAGAGAGTTTAAGAAGATTTGTTAAAGCAATTGTGGAAATATTTAGAGCAGAATACTTGAGACGACCAAATGAACAAGATGTCTCTAGATTATTGAAAGAGAATGAACAACGAGGCTTTCCTGGAATGTTGGGTAATATCGACT GTCATGTTCATGAACCAACTATAATATTAAAAGCCATAGCTTCAAAAGACTTGTGGATTTGGCATTCTTTTTTTGGGCTACCAGGATCATTAAACGACATCAATGTATTAGACCGGTCTCATCTATTTGAATATTTGGATGAAGGCCGCGGACCTGAAGTGAAGTATACCATCAATGGGAATGAATATGACATGGGATATTATCTTGCTGATGGCATATATCCTTCTTGGCCAACATTTGTATAA